Genomic segment of Coffea arabica cultivar ET-39 chromosome 1e, Coffea Arabica ET-39 HiFi, whole genome shotgun sequence:
TGTGGAGCAGTTTGGCTTGACACATCTTCTTGTTGAGTTGGCTCAACTCTGTCCAGATGCTCGCAAGCAGAAAGAGTTGATTGAGACATACAATACTAATATGGTAAGTGATTCCACAAAAGAGAACAGAAGAAGTGCCTTCCATCCCAAAGATGTTAATCGttcaaagaaaggaaaagataaGGCTGTCGATGCTGGAAATAATACTGCAAAGGATAATTTAGCTGACAGCATCATCAGTACAGTAAGGGAACTTCAGTCAAGCTACAAGCCTTCAGAAGAAGTTGAAGTGTTATCAAAGGATGGTTATCGAGCTgccaagggaaaatcaaaaaTAGCAGTTGATGAATCTCAAGGACAACTATCTTCAACTGGTGAATCTGCTATTCCCAAGGGCCAAACTGACTTGCCTGgatctattaaaaaaaaagtggaaaaagATGGAAGAAGTAAACAAcggaagaaaacatcaaagttCCACAGGATCCGCTTAGGCGATGGCTCTGCAGCAGCAATTTTGGACCTTAAAAATCCAAATTCTGATCAAGATCCAGATCCAGATTTGTCTGAGGCTGCTTCAGGAGGGCAAAATCATTTTACTGAAGGTGTGCCTGGTCGGGGTGTTTGGCGTGACGGTGGTGGACAGAAGCTTTTTGCAATGACTTCAAGACAGCCGAAGAAGTAATGAAAAGGAGGTAGCTGCTGATGATTCAGTTGAAATTTAGTTGTGGAGAACTGAATCTATGATTAATTTCCTTTTGATATGATATGTGCTGGGATTCTACACAGATATCTAGGGCATTTTATGCAGCATTTTAATGATACATGGTAACAGTTTTTTTTGGGGAGCGAGTGAGTTCTTCAATCAGATTTTGCATGTTTGGGTTATTATAGGTACATTTTCTTGCCCCTTTTTAAGTTCCAAGAGAGAGTGTATCATGTTCTCAGTTGCTTGCAATTTTGGCCTCAAACCTTGTAGTAGGGTGCAGCTGAAGTATATTTGGCAAGTAACAAACATGGTGATTTTCTGAATTGTATAGGCAAATTGGAACCTCATTTTAAAGATTTTCTTTTTGTGAAATGAATTTGGGTGGTCTACCTGTTGCGCGCAATCTCAGCATTCAATGCGTATTGGTATATGGTTCTGGCTTAGATTCAGCTGTAGGATCTGCTCTGTCGTATGAAAGTTGTATCACTGAGAAAACGATTGTGACACTGCAAACAGACATGCAGAGATGTTTTTGTGTGCGCGCGCACGTGCTTGAGTGAAGTTAGTTTGCTTGGGTAACAAACAAACTTAGCGTTACGAGGAACAGCACCCAAGTTATCAATCCCCGAGTCTGCAAACTGGTAATGCTGGGTAGTTCTGTTTTCTCTAGGGCAATTTTATTTGAGCATTTggggcccaaaaaaaaaatggtactgTTTCGGAACTACCGCCCCTCTGCTTTAGCAAGTTACGAAGGATGCCACGTCGTTCATGACACACTTGATGTTCAAGCTTACTGTAGATGTCAAGGTCTATTCCACTTTTTATATACTCACTTTGCAGTTTAGGCTTGTTTTAATTGCTAATCTTCCACTATACATGAGAAATTAAAATGTAAACCATGCTTTTGGGATGTCAGTACGTGCATATCATAACACATAACCTAAATCAACAGTCAGTCATGTGTGtctacatacacacacacacacacacacagagataATACATGTTTTAATTACCTAAGTTCATCCCTCAGGAGGAAGATAACAGAAATATATTCCTTAGTGTTACCACATACAAATGTACTACAAATGTACAACGTCCAACTTCTAGACAATTTGACACAAACAAGCGATTTACTGCAATTGGCAATCCAGAGTCTAAGCAAGTTATAGAGGGTCACTTTACTTGCCTGCACTCACAAGTCACAACCAAAGGTTTTCTCACTGCTGTAGCACATATAAACAAATCCATCTTCTTCCTTGTACGATTCATAAACAAACTGCATCAAACTTGCTGCAGATGACAGCCGATTACGGCAGCACCTCATTAGGTACGCAAACAAAACTTAAACAAGCAAGAAAGGAGCAAAAAAGATGTAACCAGGTCTTTACATGTTTGAGGCAAGGTGTTCTCGACAAATACAAAAAGAGCTTTCCCGGGAGCCAGATGGAGCCTCCCGCTAAGGACGTGAATGAACTGTCCCACAGACATGTCTCTAGGCACTAGGAATCTGTGGATGAAGGGAAAAGAGATCAAAGCTCAGTTGTCCAACAAACATGTTTCATAGTCTCTAGGAAATAGGAATGTGTTGGTGACTTGATGGAGGGGAAAAACGAACGAACATTCAAGAGGAAGCCTAAGAAGTGTTAAGAAACAAGTGAAACAACTTACTTCTTCTTCTCCATGTCGGGAAGATCAGTTTTGAGATACTTTTCCACGACCACCTTGATAACGATAAAATCAAAATGTAAAAGACGTTAGAGCAGGAAAAGTGATGCTAGACACTGTTGAAATGCAGCATTCGATCAATTGAGCAGGAACAGGAAGGGAACTACAGAGGGGAGGGTTCaacaaaggaagaaattgaCATAAAGCTTGCGCGAAAATACAATTGTAACTAAGATACTACTTGTTACTGTCatatttgaggattaaaagcaTTTCCAGGTTAGGAATGTCAAAAAGGCCCAAGGCGTCACTGGTTTGCATCACAGGCATTGACAGGAGGCAATAGGCAGCATGTGGTACGCATATACagcataaataaataaatagaaagaTCATCAGATTAAAAGCattaaaaggaaagaaatgaaagacAAGAtcatcgaaaaaaaaaaatttttttggggggggggggggggggaagggggAAGGAGAGGTGTTGAGGTAAAAGTATTGATTAACCTAAATAAAACACAACAGAAAGAGTAatagtactactactactacaacACAAGCAGGGCATCATGAGCACAACGACGATTGCATACAGGTAGTCGGTCGGGATACTTAGCCATCATCTCTTGCGATTCTGCGCACCTTTCCTCTGTCAAATTAGCACCAATCAAGCAAATAAACAATCAAAATCAATACCacccaaaaaaattttgaaaaaaattattattattattattttttgaaaagggCAGGGTACTAGGTATCGGACCAAAAGTGAATTGGTCTTTGAAGGAGATACTCGTGCCGCCTTTCCCCATctggatgatgatgatgatgatgatgatgatggtcTCCCACACAAACACAATTCCCTTGACCTCTCTACCTGCAAAGTGCAAACTCGCAAACCCTTCCCAGACCAGGCAAGCCCGAGCAACCTTAGGATGCCTCCGGAAGCAACCACCGCCAATCCCTATTAATTGCTCGCATGTGCTGTGGATTTCGTAATGCGGTCTTTTGTAATGTATAATATTTGAACGTTTCTATCAAGTATCAACACAGCGGGGATAGCTCAGTTGGGAGAGCGTCAGACTGAAGATCTGAAGGTCGCGTGTTCGATCCACGCTCACCGCATTGCACCATTATGTACACATTTTTCcttaataaatatataatcgccgcatttgttttttttttttttttggttatttccTGAACACATTTTTTCAACGCATGTTTATCTAACATGAAAAAAAGTGCTACAACGATACattataaaaaaattcaatcaaGTTGGATAGTCCATTTGTCATAGGATTATTGTTATAACCCATGTAATCTTCTTCCCATCCCATGCCTATCGAGGGTATCTTTATTCATTGGGTTCAACTTTTTTATATTGATCTCCTTCCATCTCCATCTCTAGATTCTACAAGCACAAAGTAAAATTTATGACTCCGTttgaattagttatttttttgtgtgtttttgaaaaattttgttgtagcagaatttttagattatattttggaatattttcaaaaatattttcgAATATTTAAGAGTAAAAGAGTTtgtagaatatattttgagatattttttaaaatttttaaaaaaattaaactaatttttagattatcttttagagtactttttaaaatttttttttgtatttgaaaaactagtttttgaaaaatactcCCATCCTATGTTTTTGTAAATTAGAATTTACATTTTCTTAAGCtcttcaaatattttttttatttgaaatttgaagctgTTTgagtttcatttctttttttttttttttcaactgtcGAGATAATTGGAAACCCCCAACAAAGTTAGATTAACACTCGAAGGTAATCGACGTCAAGGTGCTAAGCAGTTTGAGTTTCATTTCAATGAGGTACATTAAGTGCTAATTTCTGTCACACTCTTATCCTTGCATCATTTCTaggatttcttttttctaaagccatttttttcccctttaacaACCTTTGAGagattttttgcaaaaaaaaaaaaaaaaatgtgttgacaattttttttaaggcaGAACTTAAGATTTTCgtatggattgcattttttttttacaaaaaaatgttaATGCAACATATATTATGACGTGATGTATGTCCTATATAACAGGTAATAGCAAAATATGTTtaataaagcttgtgaaaatttttTCCATACAGTGTTACATAATTCCTGAGCAtacttttatttttcatttttttatttttgattcaAGAAAAATGCTAAAACTTAGAATGAGAGGTTTTTCTTTTGTggccccggggggggggggggggagagagagaggacggGTTGAGAGCGACAAAGGTTCTGAATTTTGCAGTTAAATGGACGTGTGCAAATGGAGTGTGAGAAAACATcagtgaaataaaataaattagaggTCTAAAATTGAGAAGATTAGTGGTGAAATAGCGATACTTTCATTTCATAGTAATGGGCTGGTAAAGTACAGGCGGGCCAAGGGTTGGTATCAAATGAGGATTCTTGTGGGTTTTCTTGGGGTAGGGGCAAAGATGGGCCGAGTGTTTAGAAGAGAAGTGAGGACGATTGCTCCTGGGCCGCCAGTGACGGGCCATAAAGAGGTGTTGCACCCAGAAAAGAAGGTTTGAGCGTGAAGGGAGCTGTCTAGTCTGAGCCGTAGCAGCGGCCGTCGTGGTGGCGGTGGTGCCTTTTTGATAGTTGTATGTAGGAGGACTCTAATGGAGACTGTCTAGACATATTACATACTACGCTACCTTGAGTGATTCGCCTAAGGACTAAAAGGAAGGAAGTTGACAGCCGGCAAAGTTTAATGCTCCACTTAGAATGGATGAAACAATTATGGAAGTGGAGGTTGCGGAGAAGCGGCGATGTACAAGTAGTAGCAGTAGTTGGCAGCTCAAAAGGGGTCCCTATTTGGGAGAAGTCTCGGCCCTCTGTTTTCTCCACCTTCCCTCCACCAACGCCGCCCACCTTTCTCCTCCTCTTCCTTTACTTTTAGCTGGTAACcgctcttctcttttctttctttttgttttttccatGCGTTACTCATACCTAAATCTGTTTTGTCCACCAATCCCTCTCCCCAACccaacccccaaaaaaaaaaaaacacaggtACTGGTTCCGAAATCCTTGTCTATGACTTGTCCTCTGCACACATCCTTGCATCTTTCCAAGTCTTCGACGGCACTCGCGTCCACGGTATAACTTTGGACCCCCACCACAACCCCGATCACTCCCGTGATGCTTTCTTCAACCTTGCTGTCTATGGGGAGAGAAGAGTCAAATTCTACAGCTTGCAAATCACCAATGCCCGACTTCCTCAACTACGTAAACAACCTCCTCCTCGTCCTCctcctgctgctgctgcttcttCTTGTCATCTGCAACTAACTCTCCTTCATTCCCTCCCTAAATTCGCCCACTGGGTTCTCGATGTTTGCTTCTTGAACaaggtctctctctctctctctaatatCCTAACTCCCTTTTACTGCCCTTCATATTTGTTTTCCacgttttctttttcatatcgGGAAAAGACTGATCAACTCTCTTTCCTTCTCTTTTATTATTCTCTTCCTCCCTCAATAGAATGCTGCTACTTCCTCAAATGAAGGGGGCTATTGGCTTGCCATTGGTTGCACTGACAACTCTGTATGGTTCTGGGACATTTTCGCCTACACTCTTGTTTCCCAAGTTATGTGCCCAGGTTGGTTCCttcccccccccaaaaaaaaaaacaaacccaCCCACAaacaacaaccaaaaaaaaaaataaccgtTTCTAGTAAAAGAGTTACAACTGCCAAAATTCTTCTGCAACTCAACAATTGCTTCAGCTTTCTAAAAGCATTTTATGTGTTACAAAGATTTAGAATCCACTGAGAAAATTACcctgttctttcttttcttttcttttttttttttaaaaaaaactctatATGACCCTTCACACTGTATACTGTCtaaataaaatgtcattctttTTGCTTTTAGATAGATGTTTGTTGTACTCAATGCGGATGTGGGGCAGTGATGTTGAATCTTTGCGTGTTGCTTCTGGTACCATTTATAACGAGGTAGATGAATTTTCCTATATATCGTGCCTCTTGCTTAACATGAGAGTGCATTTCGCGACTGAATAAATAATTGTATCTTTTGTGAATGTTTACATTTGGTTACATGAGGAAGTAACTATGCATGTTGCAGtgcaaaatttaaataaattgaCATGATGGTAATGAGGAAGTAATTATGCGGGTTGCGATGTGGTAATCCAATTATTCCACAACCTTTTTCAGAAACTTACTAGTTCTCAATTTCACTTTTTTCAAGAATTTTCCTGTGACAGGAGCGTGAACCTACTAAACAAACAAGAGCTGCTGGTATATATGTCCAATGTGGTTGTGGGAACACACCCAGTTAATTGCATTTTGATGTTTTGTAGGCAGTTTAGGTAATCATGAATCTCATTAAGCGTTTTAACGTCAAAATATGGAGTGTTTAATAATGGAGACTAGGTTCATTTGGTCAAATTTGTCTTGGAATCATACATTCCTCTGTTAGCATGATTCTGACAAAATATGTGCTTTGGCAATCAGGGAATGCTATTAATGGTTTTGCTGTCTTTGCTCCTATGCTTCTCTACGATGTTGCTACTGTGTAACTGATTTCATTTCATAGTGTCTTTCATCCTTTCCTTGTTTATGGACTTGTATGAGTTGAGTTTGCACTTCTACCTTGTTATCTGTGCTTGGTTTTCATCCGCTTTTCCCTTGTCCATCTCCATCTTTTTCCTTACCGCAATGCAAATGGAATTAAATATTGAATCACCAGTTCTGGAGGACTCTCGGGCCTCTTGGTTGCTAATTTTATGGGGTATAAAGTAGCATTACGTGGTCAATCATAGATACCATATGGGACTGATGACTATTGTTGacgaatttgaaactagacttctTCCATTCATAGCACATTAAGTAGATTGATATGTGTGAGCACTAGTCAACTATTAATGCTGTTTTGCTGtatatagttttattttcaCCCTTTTGAAGAATAGAACAACCTATtgaattatttttttccttgagGATGACCTTATGTTGTTTACTGCGTTAAACAGTTTGTGATTTCTTATTGAAGCATTCTCTTACTATTGTACAACTGTAACTATGGTTCTTCTACTTGTGTTAGCATCAATCTTCAACAACACTTGCAGCATTGCCTCATTTTTAAGTCTTAATTCCCCTGTTCTTGAATGTTCAGTTTCATGAATCTGAGAATTGTTGGGTTCTGGCAGATTATTGTGTGGAAGTTGGACTTTCAGAATCATTCTCCAGTTGTAAGTAGTCCTGCAGAAGACCAGACACATTCTGTGATGGACAAGGGTGTCCAGATTTGTGGTCAGTTATATCAAGCTGTTAATATATGCCGACTGACTGGGCATGAAGGTTCAATTTTTCGCATTGCTTGGCTGCCTGGTGGATCAAAATTGTTGTCTGTCTCAGATGATCGTAGGTAAAAAGTCTTCTTGAAGTTCATCTTATTTAATGGAAAAAATTTCAATTGAGTCAAAATTCAAAGTTTTTATCTGTTGCAGTGCTCGTGTTTGGTTAGTTAATGACAGAGGAGATGGTTTCTGTGGTGCTCAGGAAGTTGCAGATGATTTTGTTGGTCTTGTCTTATTTGGTCACAGTGCTTGAGTGTGGGACTGCTGTATATTCGATAATGTAAGGAAGAAAGATGGGAATGTTCCCTCTAGGAATTTTGCTCTCATGTTTATTTTATGTAAAGGTTTGCATCAGATTAGCTTGAGTTAGCACATCTTTTTTTTGTACTGTCATGCTTATACTGTTTCCCGTGATGCAATATATATTGAGCATGTTGTCAGAATTATGATTTAGTGacctaaaaagaaaaacatttttTATTGAACGCAAGCTTATTGGAGAACCAATTTTAGCATGTTAAACTGAAAGAGAATGACAGAAATGCtgtatttttttccctttttctctgtAGTTAGTCTTCATCTGCTACCTTTATCTAGAATAATATAATATGGATTTTTCTTGTTCATGTATAATTGAAGTACGGTTCAATACCTTCAATTTGTAGAAGATGACTGAGCTTACTGGAAGCACCTCTATTGAGATGCATTTCTTATCATCATTGGGTCATCTGGTGCCATGTGATGCTTAACATGCATTTTGCATATCCTTCTATTTTCTACTGTGTGCTATTGCACCAATCTACTTTTGTTGCTTCTCCTTTTATGAAGGATGCTGATGCATTGCTTTCTATCTCGAATACGTTCATAAATATCCTAGTACATTCATTTGAAGTGAGGATTTTGCAGGTATCAGCTCTGATATCCTTTCCTTTTGGTTAAATTTCATTCAGTTGATTGTCACTGCTGGTGAGGATTGTACATGTCGTGTCTGGGGACCGGATGGTATACAACTTAAAGTAATCAAGGAACACATGTAAGTTGCTATACTATTTTCTAGATCCATATGTTAGTAGTTCGACATTTGATCATCCCTTTTCCGTGTATTAAGGACAGACTCTGGTATTAGGAATTGGACTAGGTACAGCTCAACCTTACTGCTTCTTGCAGTTCTAGAAGCAGCATGtataagtttttctttttgcctaCGCTGTTTGGTCATCAGCAATCTTGATTCTGATTGCTTTGGTTTTCCAGCCCAatctcaaaaaataataaaaaaaaaggatgaaaaggaaaataaaagtcGAGTTATTCTTGAATTTGTTCTACCGTAGCTGTTAAGGTCACATTTATATGAAATATGAAGAGTTTTGTTTGTTATTCTGTTTGATTTGGTGAATATAGAATTTCAAATAACTATATAACTGAATTTTGTTGCTATAATCTTTACTTTTTAGTGGAAGAGGAGTGTGGCGATGCTTGTATGATCCAATCTCTTCACTTATTATTACTGCCGGATTTGATTCTTCATTAAAGGTTTATCAGATGCATGCATCTTCTTCTGAGAGTCCAAAGGGACGCACCTGTTGCCGAGAAGATTTCATTGACAGAAAGgagctcttttcttttcttgttcccAACTCTTCAAGACATATTGGTCTTATGGACAGGTATGTTTAATATTTCACTATCATTGCGCAGCTGGAGAACTAAAGCCATGGTGCAAGAAAAACTATGAAAATCTTACTCATTAAGGATGTAGCACATTGGACGAGATTTTGCACACACTATGATAAATAATTGTCCTAATGGACGGGTTTATATAGAATTAATTGACTTCTGATGATCCTGTTGGCACTATATTGGGGACAAAGCAGTTTACTTGTTtgtgtaccttttttttttattcagagaactgtaattattttttattgctgGTAGTAGGTAAATTAGAAAATATATTCTCATCTTTCAGAAAGGAGGACCAAAGATTGAAGTCAGAAAAATGTTTTTCTTCTAAGTTTCTAACATATAAACTGAGATGTTGATTTCCTAGAGATGTGGGGTGAGAGCTTCATTCAGAGAAATTGAAAACTAGATCTGCTCATGGGTTGTTCTGTCTTTTGCATTTAGTTTTGGGGATTAGTGAGCAGTTCAGATATTTCTACTTAGTCTTGGTATGCTTGCTAAACTTGGATCCCCTAATTTCCAAGCATGTAAAGTATATAGAATTTGTGTTTGTTCTACGAACTGGCACATGTTTGTCCATTCTGCTGCTGGAATATCATTGAGCTTACCTGATTCTTAATTTCCGTCTTTTGTAAGCATGTTATAACCTAATGTATCATTtatactctaatttttttttctttgtgcaGCAAAAGTGAATATGTGCGTTGTTTGCATTTCTCTCGTGAAGACTCCCTTTATGTTGCCACTAACAATGGTTATTTGCACCATATACTATTTAATACTGGGGAGGTAAAATGGACTGAACTTGTCAGTGGCGATGAGGGGGCACCAATAATATGTATGGACTTGTTATCCAATCGGTCCAGCCTTCATGGTGGTGTTGAAGATTGGGTTGCTGTAGGAAATGGTAAAGGAAGCATGAGGATTGTTCATGTTGTTGGTGATATCAGGAGTCCCAAAGTTGAGCATACTCTTGTTTGGTCTGCCGAGATAGAGAGACAACTCTTGAGAACTTATTGGTGCAAATCATTAGGCTTCAGGTAGTGTCCTATTATAGAATTTGTGGTACTTTGAATTGGTATTTTGTTGGCCACTGTAAGCTTTAGAAACTTTTGCAAGCCTCCAatgcaatttatttatttattttttattttcatagagATTGATCTTTTTGAACCCGTTGATCCAAGCATTA
This window contains:
- the LOC113743726 gene encoding autophagy-related protein 8i-like; this translates as MGKGGTSISFKDQFTFEERCAESQEMMAKYPDRLPVVVEKYLKTDLPDMEKKKFLVPRDMSVGQFIHVLSGRLHLAPGKALFVFVENTLPQTSSLMQFVYESYKEEDGFVYMCYSSEKTFGCDL